Proteins from a genomic interval of Maylandia zebra isolate NMK-2024a linkage group LG15, Mzebra_GT3a, whole genome shotgun sequence:
- the lnc.lemp gene encoding mitoregulin, which produces MADVSERTLQVAVVVSFAAGFLAGWQANRMRRRFLDWRKKRLQEKLSETQKKLDLA; this is translated from the coding sequence ATGGCAGACGTCTCGGAGAGGACACTACAGGTCGCCGTTGTGGTTTCTTTCGCTGCCGGCTTCTTGGCGGGGTGGCAGGCAAACAGAATGAGGAGAAGGTTTCTGGACTGGAGGAAAAAACGACTCCAGGAAAAGCTATCAGAAACACAGAAGAAACTGGATTTGGCTTGA
- the scml4 gene encoding sex comb on midleg-like protein 4 isoform X2: MSSLSAGSEMQASALDPQFIPGPQGKVPGRKRGRPPIRKLEFQSHYVETLSPLKVPKKRGRKPGFKLKPRMVMSPLANSPPSSTPEPEMGSIPQDAAIVPHSATPQVLTAETPLADDFLCDPPVDSRRYAIDPSDSAFSVTTSQYQMKQSYGYRGSSCSATAGMCRQASSPGSHQEGNRNAYSPMSEAGECKRPVGKDPSSWGVEDVVWFIKDADPQALGPHAEAFRKHEIDGDALLLLKSEMMMKYLGLKLGPALKLCYHIDRLKQSRL, translated from the exons ATGAGTTCCTTGTCCGCCGGCTCGGAGATGCAGGCTTCCGCTCTCGACCCCCAGTTCATACCGGGGCCCCAAGGTAAGGTGCCTGGCAGGAAGCGAGGACGCCCTCCTATCCGAAAGCTGGAGTTCCAGAGCCACTATGTTGAAACTCTGTCACCTCTTAAGGTCCCGAAGAAAAGAGGCAGGAAGCCTGGCTTTAAG CTGAAGCCCCGGATGGTGATGTCCCCTCTAGCCAATTCTCCTCCCAGCAGCACACCAGAGCCAGAGATGGGCTCCATCCCACAGGACGCTGCCATCGTCCCCCATTCTGCCACACCACAGGTCCTGACAg CGGAGACGCCATTGGCTGATGATTTTTTATGTGACCCACCGGTGGACTCGAGGCGCTATGCTATAGATCCCAGTGACTCTGCATTCAGCGTCACGACGTCACAGTATCAGATGAAGCAGTCCTACGGTTACCGTGGCAGCAGTTGCTCTGCTACAGCAGGCATGTGCAGACAAGCGTCAAGCCCAGGAAGTCACCAGGAAGGAAACAGAAATG CCTACAGCCCGATGTCAGAAGCTGGAGAGTGCAAGCGTCCTGTTGGTAAGGACCCTTCCAGCTGGGGTGTGGAGGATGTGGTTTGGTTCATTAAAGATGCTGATCCCCAAGCTCTGGGACCCCATGCGGAAGCATTCAGGAAGCAT GAAATAGATGGGGACGCCCTACTTCTTCTGAAAAGCGAGATGATGATGAAGTACCTGGGATTGAAGCTGGGACCAGCGCTCAAACTCTGCTACCACATCGACAGGCTCAAGCAGAGCCGGTTGTGA
- the scml4 gene encoding sex comb on midleg-like protein 4 isoform X1, giving the protein MGLPGTLSKGVRLHLRQDRRDHRGRSCWHLVNLDPESESAVQSMKIQDSDTQSLMSSLSAGSEMQASALDPQFIPGPQGKVPGRKRGRPPIRKLEFQSHYVETLSPLKVPKKRGRKPGFKLKPRMVMSPLANSPPSSTPEPEMGSIPQDAAIVPHSATPQVLTAETPLADDFLCDPPVDSRRYAIDPSDSAFSVTTSQYQMKQSYGYRGSSCSATAGMCRQASSPGSHQEGNRNAYSPMSEAGECKRPVGKDPSSWGVEDVVWFIKDADPQALGPHAEAFRKHEIDGDALLLLKSEMMMKYLGLKLGPALKLCYHIDRLKQSRL; this is encoded by the exons ATGGGACTGCCTGGCACCCTCAGCAAAGGTGTGCGTCTGCACCTGCGTCAAGATCGACGTGACCACAGGGGGCGCAGTTGCTGGCATCTGGTTAACTTGGATCCAGAGTCAGAGTCAGCCGTGCAGAGTATGAAGATCCAGGACTCCGACACACAAA GTCTGATGAGTTCCTTGTCCGCCGGCTCGGAGATGCAGGCTTCCGCTCTCGACCCCCAGTTCATACCGGGGCCCCAAGGTAAGGTGCCTGGCAGGAAGCGAGGACGCCCTCCTATCCGAAAGCTGGAGTTCCAGAGCCACTATGTTGAAACTCTGTCACCTCTTAAGGTCCCGAAGAAAAGAGGCAGGAAGCCTGGCTTTAAG CTGAAGCCCCGGATGGTGATGTCCCCTCTAGCCAATTCTCCTCCCAGCAGCACACCAGAGCCAGAGATGGGCTCCATCCCACAGGACGCTGCCATCGTCCCCCATTCTGCCACACCACAGGTCCTGACAg CGGAGACGCCATTGGCTGATGATTTTTTATGTGACCCACCGGTGGACTCGAGGCGCTATGCTATAGATCCCAGTGACTCTGCATTCAGCGTCACGACGTCACAGTATCAGATGAAGCAGTCCTACGGTTACCGTGGCAGCAGTTGCTCTGCTACAGCAGGCATGTGCAGACAAGCGTCAAGCCCAGGAAGTCACCAGGAAGGAAACAGAAATG CCTACAGCCCGATGTCAGAAGCTGGAGAGTGCAAGCGTCCTGTTGGTAAGGACCCTTCCAGCTGGGGTGTGGAGGATGTGGTTTGGTTCATTAAAGATGCTGATCCCCAAGCTCTGGGACCCCATGCGGAAGCATTCAGGAAGCAT GAAATAGATGGGGACGCCCTACTTCTTCTGAAAAGCGAGATGATGATGAAGTACCTGGGATTGAAGCTGGGACCAGCGCTCAAACTCTGCTACCACATCGACAGGCTCAAGCAGAGCCGGTTGTGA
- the sec63 gene encoding translocation protein SEC63 homolog, whose product MAGQQFQYDDSGNTFFYFLTSFVGLIVIPATYYLWPRDQNAEQLRLKSLRRVHGRCLWYRLRLMKSQQSIVPTLKKAALLFGWLVFLLLAYKVSKLDREYQEYNPYEVLSLDPGASLSEIKKQYRVLSLKYHPDKGGDEATFMRIAKAYAALTNEQSRQNWEMYGNPDGPGATSFGIALPAWIVDQKNSMLVLLVYGLAFMVILPVVVGTWWYRSIRYSGDQILINTTQLFMHFMCKTPNMNMKRLIMVLTAALEFDPRNNKEATIRPTDNVEVPQLIRELGNINVKKKEPPFYYPYSLKARVLVLAHLARMDVSEELEEDQRFVVKKTPALLQEMINVGCQLIFMANSRGFSAPRLVTIENCMKLTQMIVQGLKESKSPLLQLPHFEEEHLRYCISKKYKVRTLQDLVSLKDSDRRNMLRFLGEEKYDEVMAVLASFPHITMDIKLQVLDDEDSSNITAGSIVTVTVTLNRKRMADMFEQEQEPVPCQGDETATTEEAQGDTSKAKPKVWQNKNKGAKKTAKSKKKKLTKKKATPAPAKNKQANGTVAGNEAATTTTTAAATVATKEEDDDGSDKGSESDEGEANKDSPSERDEDSDKQSDTEVDEMAGDDEEEWEALQQSIQRRERALLETKSKVTHPVYSLYFPEEKQEWWWLYIADRREHTLVSMPSHVCTLKDTEEVELKFSAPSKTGNYQYSVILRSDSYLGLDQIKPLKLEVHEAKAILDNHPQWDIPDTEEEDEEQEDSDGIEESEDDDEDND is encoded by the exons ATGGCCGGGCAACAGTTCCAGTACGATGACAGCGGCAATACCTTTTTCTATTTCCTAACGTCCTTCGTCGGACTTATTGTGATCCCGGCCACATATTACCTCTGGCCCCGGGATCAAAATGCTG AACAACTGCGCCTAAAGAGCCTACGGAGGGTGCACGGCAGGTGTCTGTGGTATCGGCTCAGGCTGATGAAGTCGCAGCAGAGCATCGTGCCAACACTAAA GAAAGCAGCCTTGTTATTTGGGTGGCTCGTGTTTTTGCTGCTGGCCTACAAGGTGTCTAAGCTGGACAGAGAGTACCAGGAGTATAATCCATATGAAGTCCTCAGCTTGGACccg GGTGCATCGCTGTCAGAAATCAAGAAGCAGTACCGTGTACTGTCACTCAAGTATCACCCCGACAAAGGTGGCGATGAGGCCACATTCATGAGAATTGCTAAGGCTTATGCTGC TCTAACCAATGAACAGTCAAGGCAGAACTGGGAAATGTATGGAAACCCTGACGGCCCAGGAG CAACCAGCTTTGGCATTGCCCTGCCTGCCTGGATTGTTGACCAGAAGAACTCAATGCTG gTGCTGTTGGTGTATGGACTTGCCTTTATGGTTatccttcctgttgttgtg GGGACATGGTGGTACCGCTCAATCCGATACAGTGGAGACCAGATCCTCATCAACACTACCCAGCTCTTTATGCATTTCATGTGCAAGACACCGAATATGAACATGAAAC GGTTAATCATGGTGTTGACGGCAGCACTCGAATTCGACCCTCGCAACAATAAAGAAGCAACCATAAGACCCACAGACAACGTTGAAGTGCCGCAG TTGATCCGTGAATTAGGAAATATCAATGTGAAGAAGAAGGAGCCTCCGTTCTACTATCCCTACAGTCTGAAGGCCAGGGTGTTGGTGTTAGCTCACTTGGCCCGCATGGACGTGTCTGAGGAATTAGAGGAAG ATCAGAGGTTTGTGGTGAAAAAGACTCCAGCGCTTCTCCAGGAGATGATCAATGTGGGCTGTCAGCTTATTTTTATGGCCAACAGCAGAG GTTTCAGTGCTCCTCGCTTGGTGACCATAGAGAACTGTATGAAATTGACCCAGATGATAGTGCAGGGCCTGAAGGAGTCAAAGTCACCGCTGCTGCAGCTGCCTCACTTTGAAGAGGAGCACCTCCGATACTGCATTTCTAAAAAG TATAAGGTGCGAACCCTCCAGGACTTGGTGAGTCTGAAGGACTCCGACAGACGAAACATGCTGCGTTTCCTTGGAGAGGAGAAGTACGACGAGGTCATGGCTGTGCTGGCCAGCTTCCCTCACATCACCATGGATATCAAACTGCAGG tcCTTGATGATGAAGACAGTAGTAACATCACGGCAGGCTCAATCGTCACAGTAACCGTCACCTTAAACAGGAAACGGATGGCG GACATGTTTGAACAAGAGCAAGAGCCAGTGCCGTGTCAAGGAGATGAGACTGCCACTACAGAGGAAGCG CAAGGAGACACAAGTAAAGCCAAACCCAAAGTGTGGCAGAACAAGAATAAAGGGGCTAAAAAGACAGCCAAGTCCAAGAAGAAAAAGTTAACCAAGAAGAAAGCCACTCCTGCTCCTGCCAAAAACAAGCAGGCCAATGGCACCGTGGCAGGAAAT GAAGccgcaacaacaacaacaacagcagcagcaactgTGGCGACAAAggaggaagatgatgatggGTCAGACAAAGGCAGCGAGTCAGACGAGGGCGAAGCCAACAAGGATTCTCCGAGCGAAAGAGACGAAGACAGCGACAAACAGAGCGACACAGAAGTCGACGAGATGGCTGGCGACGACGAGGAG GAGTGGGAAGCGTTGCAACAAAGCATCCAGCGGCGAGAGCGGGCCCTGCTAGAAACCAAGTCAAAGGTGACACACCCGGTCTACAGTCTCTACTTTCCAGAGGAGAAGCAGGAGTGGTGGTGGCTCTACATTGCTGACCGCCGAGAGCATACCCTCGTCTCCATGCCCAGTCACGTGTGCACGCTAAAAGACACAGAAGAG gtggAGCTCAAGTTTTCAGCCCCCTCCAAAACGGGCAACTACCAATATTCTGTTATCCTTCGTTCTGATTCCTACTTAGGACTGGACCAGATCAAACCACTcaag ttgGAGGTCCACGAGGCCAAGGCCATTCTGGACAACCACCCGCAGTGGGACATCCCcgacacagaggaggaggacgaggagcaaGAGGACAGCGACGGCATCGAGGAGAGTGAAGATGACGATGAGGACAACGACTGA